The Rickettsiales bacterium genome includes a region encoding these proteins:
- a CDS encoding PBP1A family penicillin-binding protein, which produces MALKSYIKKIFSTKKKKNKKRRTNSKKTGNTRKNYGSTGKSSAKKKVSTANSRLAVYPSYRRGQHRSLKQKIFIFLFKISLLGAVIVAIIIGAVMVSLPPIDKLNKLNKSQSILIKSEDGEIIGSFGDVYGEYIPYSELPRSLIDAVVATEDRSFFQHFGIDPIGLARATITNISAGRVVQGGSTITQQVAKNVFLTPERTLSRKFREILLAFKLEYKFSKQEILSIYLNRVYLGSGTYGIDAAAKRYFEKSARDLNLAESAIIAGLLKAPSRYAPNRNPKNSQKRANQILVNMKNAGYLNDNQLRKAQLKLNSSMKNRKPNSQNSLYFADWIVDRIPEYVGNINEDLVVITTLNPDWQNIAEKSINEIIEKNGKKLHVQQAALISMSPDGAVRSMMGGTSYAESQYNRVTQAQRQPGSAFKMFVYLAGLEGGFFPESLVVDEPINVPLASGKTWRPKNYSHKYKGTMTVKEALTESINTVAVQISEAVGYDKVINVARRLGVTSEIPRLPSIALGAVEISLLEITNAYAHLANNGRIISPYGILEIRDTKNKVIYKRPPPRRGAVLSSNNVAMMNEMLMDVITKGTGRAANIGRSAAGKTGTTSDYRDAWFIGYTPDLVTGVWVGNDDNSPMKKVTGGSLPARIWREYMKQSLAKVPAHQLNISPDSRTDLPWLTDGQNENSSGASVELGTSFWEKLDNIR; this is translated from the coding sequence CATATATAAAAAAAATATTTTCTACGAAGAAAAAGAAAAATAAAAAGCGTAGAACCAACAGCAAAAAAACTGGGAATACCAGAAAAAACTATGGCAGCACCGGCAAATCATCAGCAAAGAAAAAAGTAAGTACCGCAAATAGCCGTCTTGCTGTATATCCATCATACCGTCGCGGGCAACATCGTAGCCTAAAACAAAAAATCTTTATATTCTTATTCAAAATATCATTACTCGGAGCTGTTATAGTAGCCATTATCATAGGCGCAGTAATGGTTAGCCTTCCACCTATAGATAAGCTGAATAAACTAAATAAATCACAAAGCATCCTGATAAAATCTGAGGATGGTGAGATAATAGGCAGCTTTGGCGATGTTTACGGAGAATATATACCATATAGTGAGCTACCACGCTCGTTAATAGACGCGGTTGTTGCGACTGAGGATAGAAGTTTTTTCCAACATTTTGGTATTGACCCTATAGGGCTCGCGCGCGCTACCATCACCAATATATCAGCAGGCAGAGTGGTACAAGGCGGCAGCACCATAACCCAGCAAGTAGCGAAGAATGTTTTCCTTACTCCAGAAAGAACTCTTAGCCGTAAATTCAGGGAAATATTACTTGCCTTCAAGCTAGAATATAAATTTTCCAAGCAAGAAATACTAAGTATTTACCTTAACCGTGTTTATCTTGGCTCTGGAACTTATGGCATAGACGCGGCTGCAAAACGTTATTTTGAGAAATCAGCTCGTGATCTTAATCTCGCTGAATCAGCCATTATCGCCGGACTGCTTAAAGCACCATCACGCTATGCTCCAAACCGTAACCCTAAAAATTCCCAAAAACGCGCCAATCAGATTCTGGTTAACATGAAAAATGCTGGCTATCTCAATGATAACCAACTGCGAAAAGCTCAGCTAAAATTAAACAGCTCTATGAAAAATCGTAAGCCAAACTCCCAAAATAGCCTATATTTCGCTGATTGGATAGTAGACCGAATCCCTGAATATGTAGGTAATATAAATGAGGATTTAGTGGTAATAACCACCTTAAATCCTGACTGGCAGAATATAGCGGAAAAATCTATCAACGAAATAATAGAAAAAAATGGTAAAAAATTACATGTGCAACAAGCCGCTCTTATATCTATGTCACCTGATGGAGCGGTAAGAAGCATGATGGGAGGAACAAGCTACGCCGAAAGTCAGTATAACCGAGTAACCCAAGCACAAAGACAACCAGGCTCAGCTTTTAAGATGTTCGTTTATCTCGCTGGCCTTGAAGGAGGTTTTTTCCCTGAAAGCTTGGTCGTTGACGAACCAATAAATGTTCCACTGGCAAGCGGAAAAACTTGGCGACCTAAAAACTACAGCCATAAATATAAAGGAACCATGACTGTAAAAGAAGCTCTTACCGAATCAATAAACACGGTCGCCGTACAGATAAGTGAGGCAGTCGGTTATGACAAAGTAATAAATGTCGCGCGCAGACTGGGAGTTACCTCTGAAATACCAAGACTTCCTAGCATAGCGCTTGGAGCTGTTGAGATTTCCTTACTTGAAATCACTAACGCCTACGCTCACCTAGCTAATAACGGAAGAATAATATCGCCATATGGTATATTAGAAATACGCGACACTAAAAATAAAGTAATATATAAGCGCCCACCACCACGCAGAGGGGCTGTGCTTAGCAGCAATAATGTAGCGATGATGAATGAAATGCTAATGGACGTAATTACCAAAGGAACCGGAAGAGCGGCAAATATAGGAAGGTCAGCCGCTGGTAAAACTGGTACTACCTCTGATTATCGTGACGCTTGGTTTATTGGCTATACACCAGACTTAGTAACCGGTGTCTGGGTTGGCAATGATGATAATTCACCGATGAAAAAAGTAACTGGCGGCTCACTTCCAGCAAGAATATGGCGAGAATATATGAAACAATCTCTTGCTAAAGTACCAGCGCATCAGCTTAATATCTCACCAGATTCAAGAACCGACCTGCCATGGCTAACCGACGGACAGAATGAAAATTCCTCAGGGGCAAGCGTTGAATTGGGAACTTCTTTCTGGGAAAAATTGGACAATATAAGGTAA
- a CDS encoding 1-acyl-sn-glycerol-3-phosphate acyltransferase, with the protein MYGYNIGYFVKHSCRKPNINFGIDRFYRKIVHNLTRFIYRPSYRGLDNIPNCGGAILISNHVSYVDGPLIDIGVYENCGRHVRYVIDEDIYNLPLINHLMRRAKAIPIAPNRKSVEAAFDAISEGLKAGDLICIFPEGYLTFTGGLGRFRHGIEFIIRRDSVPIIPISISGLWGSVFSRKFRGSWKRFIPRRFTQPVEVKCGAPISPDKADVNSLQAAVLRLKYS; encoded by the coding sequence ATGTATGGTTATAATATAGGTTATTTTGTAAAACATAGTTGTAGGAAGCCAAATATTAATTTTGGAATAGATAGATTTTACCGTAAGATAGTCCATAATTTAACCCGTTTTATATATCGCCCGAGCTATAGAGGTCTTGATAATATACCGAATTGTGGTGGTGCTATTTTGATAAGTAATCATGTTTCATACGTTGATGGACCGCTTATAGATATTGGTGTTTATGAGAATTGTGGCAGGCATGTACGCTATGTTATTGATGAGGATATTTATAATCTGCCATTAATTAATCATTTAATGAGAAGGGCGAAAGCGATTCCTATAGCTCCTAATCGTAAAAGTGTGGAAGCGGCGTTTGACGCTATATCTGAAGGTCTAAAGGCTGGAGATCTTATCTGTATATTTCCGGAAGGATATTTAACATTTACTGGTGGACTTGGTCGTTTTCGGCATGGCATAGAGTTTATAATACGTAGGGATTCTGTACCGATTATACCTATTTCAATATCTGGTCTTTGGGGAAGTGTGTTTTCACGAAAATTCAGAGGATCATGGAAAAGATTTATACCGCGTAGATTTACTCAACCGGTTGAGGTTAAATGTGGCGCTCCGATTTCACCTGATAAAGCTGATGTTAACTCATTGCAAGCGGCTGTACTAAGGCTTAAATACTCTTAG
- a CDS encoding response regulator, with the protein MAVDKSMRILVVDDYNTMRRIIKNLLKQLGFDNVDEAADGGEAFKKLQDKPAGLVISDWNMEPMTGLELLKLVRADEKLKNTPFIMVTAESKPENVIAAKKAGVSNYIVKPFNAETLKTKMTSVIGEF; encoded by the coding sequence ATGGCAGTAGATAAGTCTATGCGTATTTTGGTGGTTGATGATTACAACACCATGCGTCGTATTATAAAAAATTTACTAAAACAGCTAGGGTTTGACAATGTAGATGAAGCCGCTGATGGTGGTGAGGCTTTCAAAAAACTTCAGGATAAACCAGCAGGACTAGTTATATCTGACTGGAATATGGAGCCAATGACCGGGCTTGAACTGTTAAAGCTGGTACGAGCTGACGAAAAATTAAAAAACACTCCATTTATCATGGTAACCGCCGAAAGCAAGCCAGAAAACGTAATAGCCGCTAAAAAAGCTGGTGTAAGTAACTACATAGTAAAACCATTCAACGCTGAGACACTTAAAACCAAAATGACCAGCGTTATCGGTGAATTCTAG
- a CDS encoding protein phosphatase CheZ yields MSDMQSTLGRTLLTSMIKTRESKGKITLQDVGNIFINLSSSLNPQNGLADSFVHQEIAKLAQYIGDAKNEIFAIQTNAKAEDAINDASLHLEEVVKATEDATNTIMDAADAVQGAASGIGGENEQKIMDATTIIYDACTFQDITGQRIRKVITLLENIEDRVSKLNNLFGTAPEIQQDGVEKDPTKIELPENDTDLLNGPQLAEQASSQDEIDALLASMN; encoded by the coding sequence ATGAGCGATATGCAATCAACATTAGGTAGAACTCTGCTTACCAGCATGATAAAAACACGTGAGAGCAAAGGTAAGATAACCTTACAAGATGTCGGTAATATCTTCATTAATCTATCTTCCTCTCTAAATCCACAAAATGGTCTTGCTGATAGTTTTGTCCATCAGGAAATCGCGAAGCTGGCGCAATATATCGGCGACGCTAAAAATGAGATTTTCGCGATTCAAACTAATGCTAAGGCTGAGGACGCTATTAACGATGCCTCCCTACATTTAGAGGAAGTAGTAAAAGCCACCGAAGACGCTACCAATACAATCATGGACGCGGCAGACGCTGTGCAAGGAGCTGCTAGTGGGATAGGAGGAGAAAACGAGCAAAAAATTATGGATGCTACCACCATTATTTATGACGCTTGCACCTTTCAGGACATTACCGGACAACGTATTCGCAAAGTAATTACCTTGCTTGAAAATATAGAGGATAGAGTAAGCAAACTTAATAATCTATTTGGGACAGCTCCTGAAATACAGCAAGATGGCGTGGAAAAAGATCCTACAAAAATAGAGCTTCCAGAAAATGATACAGATCTACTAAATGGCCCTCAACTTGCCGAGCAAGCCTCATCTCAAGATGAGATAGACGCATTGCTTGCAAGTATGAATTAG